ATATCGAAGCGAAAAGTCCTGCGCAGATATAGTTATATAATTTCATGGCGGATTATAGTAACACAGAAATAAGGGCTGCGCAATGAGTATTCCCGTCGTGTCGCCCATGTGCGCTGTTATTGGTGAACCGTTTGCTGTTTCAGCGTTTTTTGCGCGCTTTCAACGGCCGCTTTGAACTCGCGGATAAAGCGTTCTTCGGAAAAGGAGGCGGCGTGTTGTGCGATTGTTTCGCTTTTAAATGCACCCTTTTTATCGAGCGCTTCAAAGCGTTCGATCGCCGCTTGTGCGGAACTTGCCGTCTGTTCCGAAAAAAAGACACCGGTTTCTCCGTCTTCGACCGTTTCGCAAGCTCCGCCTTTTCCGTAGGCGATGACGGGCCTTCCGCAGGCTTGTGCTTCAAGCGGCACAAGTCCGAAATCTTCTTCCGCGCAAAAGATGAGCGCTTTGCAGTTTTGCAGGTATGCGCACAGTTTTTCATCGCTTATCCTGCCGGTAAACGTGATGTTTTTTGCACCCGCCGCGCGTTTTTTTAACCTTTTTTCTTCCGAGCCCGAACCGATGACGACGAGATTTTTTCCGAGCGCTTTGCAGGCGTCTAAAGCGATATCGATTCGCTTATACGGAACGAGGCGCGAAAAGGCGACGTAATAATCGAGAGACGGATTTTTTATCGGCGTAAATCTTTTCAGATTTACCGGCGAATAGATTACTTCGGCATCCAGATTCCAAAATTTTTTGATTCGCCGCGAGATGTATTTCGAATTGGCGATTATTTTATCGATACGCTGACTGGAAATATAATCCCATGCCCTGATTTCGCTCATCCATTTGTCCATAAAAAAACGGGTGATGCGGCCGCTTCGCTTTCGGTAATCGAAAAAGAGATCCCACGCGTAACGCATCGGCGTATGTACGTATGCGATGTGCGGCACATCGGGCGGCGTGATGACGCCTTTTGCGCACGATGAAGACGAGCAGATGACGAGATCGTAGTTTGAAAAGTCAAACGATTCGAATGCTTTCGGCATAAATTTTAAAAGCTTTGTGTACAGCTTCGTCGCGAACGGAAGCTTTTGAAGCGGGCTCGTGAAAATTGTATTGTTTAGAAAATGATTTCCGATTTTTCGTTTATCGTATACGAGCGTAAAGATGTCGGCGTCGGGATAGATTTTTAAAAGCAATTCGACAAAGGATTCCGCACCTCCGTAAGTGACAAGCCAGTCGTGTACGATCGCAACTTTCACGGTTTTCTCCTATCGTATGCCCGATGCTTCGG
This Treponema socranskii subsp. buccale DNA region includes the following protein-coding sequences:
- a CDS encoding glycosyltransferase, which translates into the protein MKVAIVHDWLVTYGGAESFVELLLKIYPDADIFTLVYDKRKIGNHFLNNTIFTSPLQKLPFATKLYTKLLKFMPKAFESFDFSNYDLVICSSSSCAKGVITPPDVPHIAYVHTPMRYAWDLFFDYRKRSGRITRFFMDKWMSEIRAWDYISSQRIDKIIANSKYISRRIKKFWNLDAEVIYSPVNLKRFTPIKNPSLDYYVAFSRLVPYKRIDIALDACKALGKNLVVIGSGSEEKRLKKRAAGAKNITFTGRISDEKLCAYLQNCKALIFCAEEDFGLVPLEAQACGRPVIAYGKGGACETVEDGETGVFFSEQTASSAQAAIERFEALDKKGAFKSETIAQHAASFSEERFIREFKAAVESAQKTLKQQTVHQ